The Misgurnus anguillicaudatus chromosome 21, ASM2758022v2, whole genome shotgun sequence genome includes a window with the following:
- the rtn3 gene encoding reticulon-3 isoform X1 has translation MSDPMTQSSQISSSRGLNDGHSATSKDSKFSDSFISSPVSLIQSPQEIKVVLGSDKSAENLATSLHFSPPQSFFSPVGPPEGNIGHTFKEKKEHLECFGSQNQDSSPIKTSPVSERIKALEALAAKQKDTDRNNGGFPHFKERHYEKSDTVLHGISSRLSFQKKTSSTEQDSPESPFEVLGEVKCGNDFEDTADWMKAHLPPAPDFNAGNSDLEEGKDSPLVLESPCKVLKPSKVETPQDPETFAVVPDQFMDRPTNVAEINDGEKKQPEEGSVEEESEFDLSFLPTAYMWDRQEKPNVETQYYQIFLENEGLNASPAPPVEFESPSPPATQQTETSSMQHISTSKGNLEPAEFLEVDSSGESDDTVIEEAGSVPAKGNNSLETELHTKVTKMPNQEKTIQVPIINVIETEEQVLSDDDEEEQQELEITEEDLNYKSMQGEDQESTTQHSDVPEHISVETDPKISTKTDSDEEYPSKHMMIEDDHEKISTKTDSDEEYPSKHMMIEDDHEKISCITDSDAEYSSKHMMIEDDHEKISTKTDSDAEYSSKQMMIEDDHEKNYSMTDSDAEYSSKQMMIEGDHEKISTKTDSDAGYPSKHMMVEDDHEKNYGMTDSDAEYSSKHMMIEDDHEKISTKTDSEAEYSSKHMTIGDDHEKISSMTDSSAEFSSKHMMIEYDHEKMSSMTVSDAEYSSKRMKNKDDLETGICIQSSDSGGLNLGDFEVQLPKSQNSVSNECPMMSFFDKEPEKHAEICSDNPLNNSYPLNEASEVETYLDHHASEELALKDQLNLVYLESKTEETAQSSCLADSQNISTLVQESFEENITEDYDETPSKHNLDCDVVPVPSLSDPSSNISDSFENVVTLSKLPVDVQEQMSAVKISETLLLQEELPIQSDDQQLPVQENTPTLFPSFHNELSGQIDEVISCPLTSDVVINATITNSKPEVVTPKDVLDGSDSPETMSDTENVEPECSATDSFVEFMRECLKSKEDVESKSHSPGYVTIDQNAKSDVPTTSPEMIMDFEQESITISALKKLGSSQEQGDENPSTVNTDMKPSKAVLPMHSNPEHSITSSSSLETLPNEYASESLLPKEVEAIDILVAEAYHLAEHVLTVILTHLTVCDLVHWRDPKKSGVVFGVSLLLLLSLAAFSVISVVSYLLLALLCVTISFRIYKSVIQAVQKSNEGHPFKALMEKDVTLPPETFRKHVDQCLSHINCVLKKMSRLFLVEDLVDSLKLAVVMWVLTYVGAVFNGITLLILADILLFTVPPIYEKNKTQIDHYIDIVRTQVNNTIAKLQEKLPGALKRQKTE, from the exons AAATAAAAGTGGTACTGGGCTCTGACAAGTCTGCAGAGAATTTGGCCACCTCTCTTCACTTTTCTCCTCCGCAAAGTTTCTTTTCTCCAGTTGGGCCACCTGAAGGTAACATAGGTCATACTTTTAAAGAGAAAAAGGAACATCTTGAATGTTTTGGATCTCAAAATCAAGACTCATCGCCTATAAAGACATCCCCAGTGTCTGAGAGAATCAAAGCACTTGAAGCTCTAGCTGCCAAGCAGAAAGATACTGATAGGAATAATGGTGGGTTTCCGCATTTTAAAGAGCGGCACTATGAGAAGTCTGATACAGTATTACATGGAATTTCCTCCCGTTTGTCCTTTCAAAAAAAGACATCGTCAACTGAGCAGGATTCACCAGAATCACCTTTTGAGGTGCTTGGTGAGGTTAAGTGTGGAAATGACTTTGAGGACACTGCTGACTGGATGAAAGCGCACTTGCCTCCAGCGCCAGATTTCAATGCTGGAAATTCTGATCTTGAAGAAGGGAAGGATTCTCCTTTGGTACTGGAAAGTCCATGCAAAGTGCTGAAGCCAAGCAAAGTTGAGACACCTCAAGATCCTGAAACTTTCGCAGTAGTTCCTGATCAGTTCATGGACCGTCCTACCAATGTGGCTGAAATAAATGATGGTGAAAAGAAACAACCAGAAGAGGGGAGTGTTGAAGAAGAATCAGAATTTGACCTAAGCTTTTTACCTACAGCTTATATGTGGGACAGGCAAGAGAAACCAAATGTGGAGACTCAATATTATCAAATATTCCTTGAAAATGAAGGGCTTAATGCCTCCCCTGCACCTCCTGTAGAATTTGAGTCTCCATCACCCCCTGCTACTCAACAAACAGAGACTAGTTCTATGCAACATATCAGTACTTCAAAGGGAAACTTGGAACCTGCTGAATTCTTAGAGGTAGACAGCTCTGGGGAGTCAGATGATACAGTGATTGAGGAAGCTGGGAGCGTCCCAGCTAAAGGAAACAATTCCCTTGAAACTGAACTACATACGAAGGTGACCAAAATGCCAAATCAGGAAAAAACTATTCAGGTTCCAATTATTAATGTAATTGAGACAGAGGAACAGGTTCTcagtgatgatgatgaagaagaaCAGCAAGAGTTAGAAATAACGGAGGAGGACCTTAACTATAAGAGTATGCAAGGTGAGGACCAAGAGTCAACAACCCAGCATTCAGATGTCCCAGAACACATATCTGTAGAAACGGACCCAAAAATTTCTACTAAGACTGACTCGGATGAAGAATATCCTTCCAAGCATATGATGATTGAAGATGATCATGAAAAAATTTCTACTAAGACTGACTCGGATGAAGAATATCCTTCCAAGCATATGATGATTGAAGATGATCATGAAAAAATTTCTTGTATAACTGACTCTGATGCGGAATATTCTTCCAAGCATATGATGATTGAAGATGATCATGAAAAAATTTCTACTAAGACTGACTCGGATGCAGAATATTCTTCCAAGCAAATGATGATTGAAGATGatcatgaaaaaaattatagtaTGACTGATTCGGATGCGGAATATTCTTCCAAGCAAATGATGATTGAAGGTGATCATGAAAAAATTTCTACTAAGACTGACTCGGATGCAGGATATCCTTCCAAGCATATGATGGTTGAAGATGATCATGAAAAAAATTATGGTATGACTGACTCTGATGCGGAATATTCTTCCAAGCATATGATGATTGAAGATGATCATGAAAAAATTTCTACTAAGACTGACTCGGAGGCAGAATATTCTTCCAAGCATATGACAATTGGAGATGATCATGAAAAAATTTCTTCTATGACTGACTCGAGTGCAGAATTTTCTTCCAAGCACATGATGATTGAATATGATCATGAAAAAATGTCTTCAATGACCGTTTCGGATGCAGAATATTCTTCTAAGCGAATGAAGAATAAAGATGATCTTGAAACTGGCATTTGCATTCAGTCTTCTGACTCTGGTGGTCTGAATTTAGGCGACTTTGAGGTTCAGCTTCCTAAGTCACAGAATTCTGTGTCCAATGAGTGCCctatgatgtcattttttgacaaagAGCCCGAAAAACATGCAGAAATATGTTCTGATAATCCCCTTAATAACAGTTACCCCTTAAATGAGGCCAGTGAAGTAGAGACATACTTAGATCATCATGCTAGTGAGGAACTTGCTTTAAAAGATCAGCTGAATTTAGTTTATTTAGAGAGTAAAACGGAGGAAACTGCACAGTCCAGCTGTCTTGCAGATAGTCAAAACATCAGTACCCTTGTTCAAGAATCATTTGAGGAAAATATTACTGAAGATTACGATGAGACACCCAGTAAACACAATCTGGACTGTGACGTAGTACCAGTGCCCTCTCTATCTGACCCCTCATCTAATATTTCTGACAGCTTTGAGAATGTTGTCACTCTAAGCAAACTCCCTGTTGATGTACAAGAACAGATGTCAGCAGTGAAAATCAGTGAAACTCTGCTCTTGCAGGAGGAGTTGCCAATCCAGTCTGATGACCAACAACTCCCAGTTCAAGAGAACACACCTACACTGTTTCCCTCTTTCCACAATGAGCTGTCTGGCCAAATCGATGAGGTTATTTCTTGTCCTCTGACAAGTGATGTTGTCATAAATGCTACAATAACTAACTCTAAACCTGAAGTTGTGACCCCCAAAGATGTTTTAGATGGATCGGATTCTCCAGAGACCATGAGTGATACAGAGAATGTTGAACCTGAATGTTCAGCAACAGATAGTTTTGTGGAGTTTATGAGGGAGTGTCTTAAGTCAAAGGAGGATGTGGAATCCAAGAGCCACAGTCCAGGATATGTAACTATAGACCAAAATGCTAAATCTGATGTTCCTACAACCTCCCCAGAAATGATCATGGACTTTGAGCAGGAGAGCATTACAATTTCTGCTTTAAAAAAGCTAGGAAGCAGCCAAGAACAGGGAGATGAAAATCCTTCCACAGTGAATACTGACATGAAGCCAAGTAAAGCCGTTCTTCCAATGCATTCCAATCCTGAACATTCAATCACGTCGTCATCATCACTTGAAACTCTTCCAAATGAGTATGCGTCTGAATCCTTACTTCCCAAGGAGGTGGAGGCAATTGACATTTTGGTGGCAGAAGCATACCACCTTGCTGAGCACGTCTTGACAGTAATACTAACCCACCTAACAG TGTGTGACCTGGTGCATTGGCGGGACCCTAAGAAGTCGGGTGTGGTGTTCGGTGTGTCGCTGCTCTTGCTGCTGTCTCTAGCAGCGTTTAGTGTGATCAGCGTCGTCTCCTACCTGCTTTTGGCCCTGCTCTGCGTCACCATCTCTTTCCGCATCTACAAGTCTGTCATCCAGGCTGTCCAGAAGTCTAATGAAGGACACCCTTTCAA GGCTTTGATGGAAAAAGATGTTACCTTGCCCCCCGAGACGTTCCGCAAGCACGTGGACCAATGTCTGTCCCacatcaactgtgtgctcaaGAAGATGAGCCGCCTCTTTCTTGTCGAGGATCTGGTGGATTCCCTCAAG CTGGCAGTAGTTATGTGGGTGCTCACTTATGTTGGAGCCGTTTTCAACGGCATCACCCTCCTCATTCTTG CGGATATCCTACTCTTTACTGTACCACCCATCTATGAGAAAAACAAG